One Streptomyces sp. B21-105 genomic region harbors:
- a CDS encoding MFS transporter — translation MSADGTQESNRAPISRAMIAVGFLLVVLSYMVNAMDRQVFPPLLPDIRQDYGFSLEQGGLLATNFTLGMALAGLPAGYLLDRFRRKTVLLVSIVIYSLGTMATPLATGLADMTVYRVVSGFGEGMQSAAIFAAIGAFFTHRRGLAFGIIGVGYSVGVFIAPLIGVRLMNTHGTWHAPFYLFGTAGLLIAAASLFLVRTGLTEQRVEKAVSGGTYEYMPSSAYNRNTVALAIHSIVSGVAIYGFLGLYPTYLITSLHYTSEQAALAMSLLGFGGMTAVLGGWLGDRINQRNLLIASLLAVSAIAACIYETHAGVGLQCAFAFLMGAFGLGFIYPNSNSAMQRAVRPEQIGRASGLFVTSYYGTAAFSGLLFAALVDSFGWTGAGLLQVTLLPLVGVAALVFVRPAQFNNAVR, via the coding sequence GTGTCCGCCGACGGAACCCAGGAAAGCAACCGTGCGCCCATTTCCCGGGCGATGATCGCCGTGGGCTTCCTGCTGGTCGTCCTCTCCTACATGGTCAACGCGATGGACCGCCAGGTCTTCCCGCCGCTGCTGCCCGACATTCGCCAGGACTACGGCTTCTCGCTGGAGCAGGGCGGGCTGCTGGCGACGAACTTCACGCTCGGCATGGCCCTGGCCGGACTGCCCGCGGGCTACCTTCTGGACCGCTTCCGCCGCAAGACGGTCCTCCTGGTCAGCATCGTGATCTACTCCCTGGGCACGATGGCCACTCCGCTGGCGACCGGCCTCGCCGACATGACGGTGTACCGCGTCGTCTCGGGCTTCGGCGAGGGCATGCAGTCCGCGGCCATCTTCGCCGCGATCGGCGCCTTCTTCACCCACCGGCGGGGCCTGGCCTTCGGCATCATCGGGGTGGGTTACTCCGTCGGCGTGTTCATCGCCCCGCTCATCGGTGTGCGGCTCATGAACACGCACGGCACGTGGCATGCGCCGTTCTATCTGTTCGGTACGGCCGGACTGCTGATCGCCGCCGCCTCGCTGTTCCTCGTCAGGACCGGCCTGACCGAGCAGCGGGTCGAGAAAGCCGTTTCGGGCGGGACCTACGAGTACATGCCCTCCTCCGCCTACAACCGCAACACCGTCGCGCTGGCGATCCACTCGATCGTCAGCGGTGTGGCCATCTACGGGTTCCTCGGCCTCTACCCGACGTACCTCATCACCTCGCTGCACTACACCTCCGAGCAGGCGGCGCTGGCGATGAGCCTGCTCGGTTTCGGCGGCATGACGGCTGTTCTCGGCGGCTGGCTCGGCGACCGGATCAACCAGCGGAACCTGCTGATCGCCAGCCTGCTCGCCGTCTCGGCCATCGCCGCCTGCATCTACGAGACGCACGCCGGCGTCGGGCTGCAGTGCGCGTTCGCCTTCCTCATGGGCGCCTTCGGGCTGGGCTTCATCTACCCCAACAGCAACAGCGCGATGCAGCGGGCCGTCCGCCCGGAGCAGATCGGCCGCGCCTCCGGTCTCTTCGTCACCAGCTACTACGGCACGGCGGCCTTCTCGGGCCTGCTCTTCGCCGCCCTGGTGGACTCCTTCGGCTGGACGGGAGCGGGGTTGCTGCAGGTGACACTCCTGCCGCTGGTGGGCGTCGCCGCCCTGGTCTTCGTCCGCCCCGCGCAGTTCAACAACGCGGTCCGCTAG